A genomic region of Xiphophorus couchianus chromosome 18, X_couchianus-1.0, whole genome shotgun sequence contains the following coding sequences:
- the LOC114161433 gene encoding histone H3.3, giving the protein MARTKQTARKSTGGKAPRKQLATKAARKSAPSTGGVKKPHRYRPGTVALREIRRYQKSTELLIRKLPFQRLVREIAQDFKTDLRFQSAAIGALQEASEAYLVGLFEDTNLCAIHAKRVTIMPKDIQLARRIRGERA; this is encoded by the exons ATGGCTCGTACCAAGCAGACCGCCCGTAAGTCCACTGGAGGCAAAGCTCCACGTAAGCAGCTGGCCACAAAGGCAGCTCGTAAGAGTGCCCCTTCCACTGGTGGGGTCAAGAAGCCCCATCGTTACAG GCCTGGTACTGTGGCTCTCCGTGAGATCCGTCGTTATCAGAAGTCCACTGAGCTGCTGATCCGTAAGCTGCCCTTCCAGCGTCTGGTGAGAGAGATCGCCCAGGACTTCAAGACCGACCTGCGTTTCCAGAGCGCGGCCATCGGAGCCCTGCAG GAGGCCAGCGAGGCTTACCTTGTGGGTCTGTTTGAGGACACCAACCTGTGCGCCATCCATGCCAAGCGTGTCACCATCATGCCCAAAGACATCCAGCTGGCACGTCGTATCCGCGGGGAGCGTGCCTAA